The following coding sequences lie in one Notolabrus celidotus isolate fNotCel1 chromosome 6, fNotCel1.pri, whole genome shotgun sequence genomic window:
- the si:dkey-12e7.4 gene encoding C-factor — MSGAMNFKNCGSVLVTGASRGLGLQIVDSLASGDFSPGKILATTRNPASAQKLQELAARHPNIHIITLDAVNQESIEKSVEEVGQLVQEEGLNCLINNAGINVVADFHTVTAEKMIENFHTNAVAPLMITKAFLPLLKKAASRGGAGGAGSMSIHRAAVINMTSLLGSVELNWGERANNFKWYPYRTSKSALNMVSRCMAVDLEPDGILCMAIHPGWVRTDMGGSQAPLSPEESISSILSVIGGLTEKDHGSFLNFTGEVLPW, encoded by the exons ATGAGTGGTGCCATGAATTTTAAGAACTGCGGTTCTGTGTTGGTGACAGGAGCCAGCCGTGGGCTGGGGCTGCAGATAGTCGACAGTCTGGCGAGTGGAGATTTCTCACCTGGCAAGATATTAGCCACAACAAGAAACCCAGCGAGCGCGCAG AAACTACAGGAACTGGCAGCGAGACACCCTAACATCCATATTATCACTTTGG ATGCAGTGAACCAGGAGAGCATAGAGAAGTCTGTGGAAGAGGTTGGCCAGCTTGTACAAGAAGAAGGCCTGAACTGTCTGATCAACAATGCCGGGATTAATGTGGTGGCTGACTTTCACACAGTTACTGCAGAGAAGATGATAGAAAACTTCCATACTAATGCTGTGGCTCCTCTGATGATAACCAAG GCGTTCCTGCCTCTGTTGAAGAAAGCTGCATccagaggaggagcaggcgGTGCAGGGAGCATGAGCATCCACAGGGCGGCAGTCATCAACATGACATCTCTGCTGGGCTCTGTTGAGCTTAACTGGGGAGAACGGGCCAACAACTTCAAGTGGTACCCCTACAGGACTTCCAAG AGTGCTCTAAACATGGTGAGTCGCTGCATGGCAGTTGACCTGGAGCCTGATGGGATTCTCTGTATGGCCATACATCCAGGCTGGGTCCGCACTGATATGGGGGGGTCTCAG GCTCCACTGAGCCCAGAGGAGAGCATCTCTTCCATCTTGTCTGTGATTGGTGGACTGACTGAAAAGGATCATGGGTCATTTCTAAACTTTACAGGAGAGGTGTTGCCTTGGTAA